The following nucleotide sequence is from Sphingomonas swuensis.
GCGGCTCGAGTAAGCGAGCAGCACCGGCGCCTCGAAGCCCGGGACCAGCCGCTTGTAGCTGTTGGTGGTCGGGTTGGTGAAGGCGTTCAACGCGCGGGCGTGCTTGATGACTCCGCCTATGAAGTAGAGCGCGGTCTCGCTGAGGCCGGCATAGCCGTTGCCCGCGAACAGCGGCTTGCCGCCGCTCCACAGCGAGAAGTGGGTGTGCATGCCCGAGCCGTTATCCTGCGCGATCGGCTTGGGCATGAAGGTCGCGGTCTTGCCGTAGGCGTGGGCGACCTGGTGGACGACATACTTGTAGACCTGCATGCGGTCGGCGGTCTCGACCAGCGTGCCGTAGGTCAGGCCGAGCTCGTGCTGGGCGGCGGCGACTTCGTGGTGGTGCTTGTCGCAGGGCAGGCCCATCTCGAGCATGGTCGAGACCATCTCGCCACGGATGTCGACCGCGCTGTCGACCGGAGCGACGGGGAAGTAGCCGCCCTTGGCGCGCGGGCGGTGCGCCATGTTGCCACCCTCGTAGGTGCGGCCGGTGTTGGTCGGAAGCTCGATGTCGTCGAGGTGGTAGTAGCTGCCGTTATAGTCGTCGCCGAAGCGGACGTCGTCGAACATGAAGAACTCGGCCTCGGGCCCGACGTAGACGGTGTCGGCGAGGCCGGTCTGCTTGAGATAGGCCTCGGCGCGGGTAGCGCAGGAGCGCGGATCGCGAGCGTAGAGCTCGCCGGTGGCCGGCTCGACCACGTTGCAGAAGAGGATCATCATCGGCGTCGCCGAGAAGGGATCGACATAGACCGCGCCAAGATCGGGCATGAGGATCATGTCGCTCTCGTTGATCGCCTTCCAGCCGGCGATCGACGAGCCGTCGAACATGAAGCCGTCCTCGAGCATGTCCTCGTCGATCGCGCCGGCGGCCATGGTCAGGTGCTGCCACTTGCCCTTGGGGTCGGTAAATCGAAGATCGACCCACTCGATCTCCTCATTCTCGAGGCGCTTCATGATGTCGGAAGCAGTCACCTTGTCGGCCATGGCAGAATCAGATCCTTGCGTGGGAAAATGTGCCCCGCACCGATTCCAGCCGCCCGTCGCGAGGCCAAGGGCGGGGTGAAGATTTCGCGCTCGGGCGAGGCGTGGCCGAGGCGCACTGGCGCGAAAGCCACAGCCGCGCCCTAGCCGATGATGGCTCCGGCCCCGGCGGCGGCGAGGACCACGCTCGGAAGCAGCCCGGCGAGAGTTGCAAGGGCGAAGGCGGGAACCCGCATGGCCGTCAGCGCGGCGCCGGCGGTAATCAGCGGCCCGGGCGCACCGGCGACGCGAAGCGCGACCACGGCATAGGGGCCGAAGCGGGTCAGTCGTTCCTCGAGCGGTGCAAGGCGGCTCCCGAAGCGGCGGCGGAGCCGGTCGGCACCGAAGCGGCGGGTAAGGGCGAACAGGAAGAGGCTTCCGGTCAGTGCTCCGCCGGCGACGGTCAGGACGGCCAGCCACGGCCCGAGCAATATCCCACCGGTCAGGCTCATCGGGATCAGCACGCCGGGAATCGAGCAGGCGGTCAGCATGGTGGTGAGAAGGAACATGAGGAGCGCGCCGCCGACGAGGCCGCCGATCATCGGCAGCAGCGGCGCGATCTCGCCTTGAAGGGAGACAATCCATTCCATGCTTGCAAGTCTGCAATGACCGAGGATGCGCCGCGTTCCAAGGGCAGGGACGATCCTCGGCGGGCTGTCGCTCGCGCGCCACAAGTTGCGGCCGGGAGCGGGCCCGCTAAGAGGGCGCATGGCGGATTCAAACGGGATGATCGAAGCGCTGGAGCACCGGCTGATGCGGGCCTGGCTCGGCGGCGAGCGCAAGGCGGTGGCGCAGATGCTGTCGAGCCGCTTCCGGCTGGTCGCGGGCAGCGCGACCCCGGTGCTGCTCGACCGCAAGAGCATGGTCGATGCGATCGGCGACCGCTGGACAATCGGCGCGTTCCGCTTCGGCCCGGTCTACACGCGAATGACCGACGGGGTCGGGATCTTCGCCGCGGAGATCGAGCTCGAGTCCAGGATCGACGGGGTCGACGCGTCGGGGCGGTGGTGGATGACCGATCTGTGGACCAAGTCGAAGATCCGCCGGCGCTGGCAGCTCGTCGACCGCCAGGTCGCCCGCCCGGAGAGCGGGCACGCCATCCCGGCGGCGCTCAAGGGACTGCAGCTCTGGCGCTAGAAGGACCGGCGCTGCGCGGCGACGAGCATCCGTAGCAGCATCGCCACCGGGCGCGGCACGCCGACCTTGCCTTCGAGCCACAGCGAGACGGCCGAGCGGCTGACCCCGATCGCGCCGGCAAGGTCGTTCTGCGTGCGATAGCCGAGCGCGCGCATGTGGGTGCGCAGCTCGTCCGGCGACATGGAAGCGAGGCGTGGGTCGGTGGTCATGACCTCAGATGGCGTCCGGACCCTCGTCGCCGGTGCGGATGCGGATCGCCTGCTCGACCGCCGAGACGAAGATCTTGCCGTCGCCGATGCGACCGGTGCGCGCGGCGTTGGCGATCGCCTCGACGGTGTTGGCGACGAGGCTGTCCTCGACCACCACCTCGATCTTCACCTTGGGCAGGAAGTCGATGACATATTCGGCACCGCGGTAGAGCTCGGTATGGCCCTTCTGGCGACCGAACCCCTTGACCTCGCTGACCGTCATCCCGCTGACCCCGACGTCGTGGAGGGCATCCTTCACGTCGTCGAGCTTGAATGGCTTGATGATCGCCTCGACCTTCTTCACGTCACTTCACTCCCGCTGCTGAAGGCACCTTAGTCGCCGTCTTGGCTTTGCCGCAATTGCTCGGCAATCGCCCCGGCCATGCGCCAGGCAATCATTCTTTCCGCCGGCCAGGGCTCGCGGCTCGGCCATCTCACCACCGATCGGCCGAAATGCCTGATCGAGTTCGGCGGGCGGACCCTGCTCGACCGGCAGCTCGACGTGCTCGCCGCCAACGGGATCACCGAGGCGATCGTCGTCACCGGTTTTCGCGACGACCAGATCGAGGCGGCGCTCGAGCGGCGGCGGCAGGCGGGGGAGGGACCGGCAACCCGGACGATCTTCAACCCCTTCTACAAGGTCGCGGACAACACCGGCTCCTTGTTCATGGCGCGCGAGGCGCTGTCGGGCGACACACTGGTTTGGAACGGGGACACGATGGTCAGCCCGGCCCTAATGGCGAGGGTCGTGGCGAACGACCGGCCGGGGATCTGCGTCACCATCGACCGCAAGGCCGAGGGCTATGATGCCGACGACATGAAGGTGGTCGAGGAGGACGGGCGGCTGCGCGCGATCGGCAAGCGGCTGGCCGACAGCGACGGCGTCAATGCCGAGAGCATTGGCCTGCTCGCCTTTCGCGGCGATGGCGCCGAGCGCTTCCGCTCGGCGATCGAGCAGGCGATGCGGAGCCCCGAGGGCACGCAGATCTGGTACCTCAGGGTGATCCACCACCTCGCTCAGGAAAGCGAAGTCGTCACGCTGTCGATCGAGGGCGAGCAGTGGGGCGAGGTCGACTTCCCCGAAGACGTGGCGGCGGCCGAGGAGCTGGTGAAGGGCTGGTGACAGCCACGTCGCGCACCCTCCGGGGAGCGACTTAGTAAGGCGGCTTGTCGAGGCCCCTGGGGCTGGTCGTGAAGATTTCGCAGCCGTCCTCGGTGATGCCGATCGAATGTTCGAACTGCGCCGAGAGCGAGCGGTCGCGGGTGACCGCGGTCCAGCCGTCGTCGAGCATCTTGCAGTCGGCGCGGCCGATGTTGATCATCGGCTCGACGGTGAAGAACATGCCGGGCCTGAGCTCGGGGCCGGTCCCGCGGCGTCCGGCGTGGACGACCTCGGGACTGTCGTGGAACAGCCGGCCGAGGCCGTGGCCGCAGAAGTCGCGGACCACCGAATAGCGGTTCTTCTCGGCGTGCTGCTGGATCGCGGCGCTGATGTCGCCGAGATGATTGCCGGGCCTTGCCTGCTCGAGCCCGAGCATCAGGCATTCGTAGGTGATGTCGACCAGCCGCCGAGCCTTCACCCCAACGTCGCCGACGAGATACATCCGGCTCGAATCGCCGTGCCAGCCATCGAGGATCGGGGTGACGTCGATGTTGACGATGTCGCCTTCCTTCAGCCCCTTGTCGGCGGGGATGCCGTGGCAGACGACATGGTTGATCGAGGTGCAGCAGCTGTGGGTGTAGCCCCGGTAGCCGAGGGTCGCCGGAACCGCCCCGGCCTCGCGCATCCGGCGGAAGACGAAGTCGTCGATCTCGG
It contains:
- the map gene encoding type I methionyl aminopeptidase, which encodes MTQYVTVAAEDRSEARSGVIKLHGPDGFAGMRAAGRLAAEILDALVPMVAPGVTTAEIDDFVFRRMREAGAVPATLGYRGYTHSCCTSINHVVCHGIPADKGLKEGDIVNIDVTPILDGWHGDSSRMYLVGDVGVKARRLVDITYECLMLGLEQARPGNHLGDISAAIQQHAEKNRYSVVRDFCGHGLGRLFHDSPEVVHAGRRGTGPELRPGMFFTVEPMINIGRADCKMLDDGWTAVTRDRSLSAQFEHSIGITEDGCEIFTTSPRGLDKPPY
- a CDS encoding P-II family nitrogen regulator, which codes for MKKVEAIIKPFKLDDVKDALHDVGVSGMTVSEVKGFGRQKGHTELYRGAEYVIDFLPKVKIEVVVEDSLVANTVEAIANAARTGRIGDGKIFVSAVEQAIRIRTGDEGPDAI
- the glnA gene encoding type I glutamate--ammonia ligase; this translates as MADKVTASDIMKRLENEEIEWVDLRFTDPKGKWQHLTMAAGAIDEDMLEDGFMFDGSSIAGWKAINESDMILMPDLGAVYVDPFSATPMMILFCNVVEPATGELYARDPRSCATRAEAYLKQTGLADTVYVGPEAEFFMFDDVRFGDDYNGSYYHLDDIELPTNTGRTYEGGNMAHRPRAKGGYFPVAPVDSAVDIRGEMVSTMLEMGLPCDKHHHEVAAAQHELGLTYGTLVETADRMQVYKYVVHQVAHAYGKTATFMPKPIAQDNGSGMHTHFSLWSGGKPLFAGNGYAGLSETALYFIGGVIKHARALNAFTNPTTNSYKRLVPGFEAPVLLAYSSRNRSASCRIPYGTGEKSKRVEFRFPDAMANPYLAYAAILMAGLDGVQNRIHPGEAMDKNLYDLPPAELVAVPTVCGSLREALTSLTADKDFLLKGDVFSSDQIDAYIELKWEEVMRWETTPSPVEFDMYYSN
- a CDS encoding VTT domain-containing protein, with protein sequence MEWIVSLQGEIAPLLPMIGGLVGGALLMFLLTTMLTACSIPGVLIPMSLTGGILLGPWLAVLTVAGGALTGSLFLFALTRRFGADRLRRRFGSRLAPLEERLTRFGPYAVVALRVAGAPGPLITAGAALTAMRVPAFALATLAGLLPSVVLAAAGAGAIIG
- a CDS encoding helix-turn-helix domain-containing protein; translation: MTTDPRLASMSPDELRTHMRALGYRTQNDLAGAIGVSRSAVSLWLEGKVGVPRPVAMLLRMLVAAQRRSF
- a CDS encoding phosphocholine cytidylyltransferase family protein, with translation MRQAIILSAGQGSRLGHLTTDRPKCLIEFGGRTLLDRQLDVLAANGITEAIVVTGFRDDQIEAALERRRQAGEGPATRTIFNPFYKVADNTGSLFMAREALSGDTLVWNGDTMVSPALMARVVANDRPGICVTIDRKAEGYDADDMKVVEEDGRLRAIGKRLADSDGVNAESIGLLAFRGDGAERFRSAIEQAMRSPEGTQIWYLRVIHHLAQESEVVTLSIEGEQWGEVDFPEDVAAAEELVKGW
- a CDS encoding nuclear transport factor 2 family protein; amino-acid sequence: MADSNGMIEALEHRLMRAWLGGERKAVAQMLSSRFRLVAGSATPVLLDRKSMVDAIGDRWTIGAFRFGPVYTRMTDGVGIFAAEIELESRIDGVDASGRWWMTDLWTKSKIRRRWQLVDRQVARPESGHAIPAALKGLQLWR